A genome region from Triticum aestivum cultivar Chinese Spring chromosome 2B, IWGSC CS RefSeq v2.1, whole genome shotgun sequence includes the following:
- the LOC123040819 gene encoding uncharacterized protein, producing the protein MVHNGGSARQLEKCSAAPKNIVQNQETSDHNFSAWQGEINSAAQKNVVQNKETLLEAVRARQGEKTSASNKLTVVQPKKTTKGANASSKSSQSASLSWLGANGLPVGFKIFLKSLKKYNMDVALAMIVSCDPKLNLMMLKLEINSGRCMSIWHLRKLTIWYGVAKTAILSVMLKKQKLHGLQPLFKR; encoded by the exons ATGGTTCATAATGGTGGCAGTGCACGACAACTAGAAAAATGTTCTGCTGCACCCAAG AATATTGTCCAGAACCAAGAAACTTCTGATCATAATTTTAGTGCATGGCAAGGGGAAATAAATTCTGCTGCACAAAAG AACGTTGTTCAGAACAAAGAAACTTTGCTTGAGGCTGTCCGTGCGCGTCAGGGAGAAAAAACTTCTGCTTCAAACAAGCTG ACTGTTGTCCAGCCCAAAAAAACAACGAAAGGTGCTAATGCAAGCAGTAAGAGTTCTCAAAGTGCTTCCCTGAGTTGGTTGGGTGCCAATGGACTACCT GTAGGATTTAAAATATTCTTGAAGAGCCTGAAAAAATATAACATGGACGTAGCTCTTGCTATGATTGTAAGTTGTGATCCTAAATTAAACTTGATGATGCTGAAATTGGAAATAAATTCTGGACGGTGCATGTCGATATGGCACTTGAGAAAACTGACAATTTGGTACGGAGTCGCAAAAACTGCAATACTCTCGGTAATGCTGAAAAAACAAAAATTGCATGGCCTTCAACCTTT ATTCAAAAGATAA